The Hyphomicrobiales bacterium genome has a window encoding:
- the alkJ gene encoding Alcohol dehydrogenase (acceptor), with protein MTEWDVIIVGAGSSGCVLAGRLAEAGYGSILVVEAGPRDLSPWLHLPIGYGKTFYHPRLNWMYRTTAQAGLDGREIYQPRGKVVGGSSAINAMVYARGQAEDFDEWERLGNPGWGWADVLAAYRRMEDHALGASAWHGAGGPLHVEEIATEVHPLTTRFVKAAEEAGLAFNPDLNGASSEGAGIYQITTRGGRRESAARAFLHPARRRGLIKLETDALVTRILFEGRRAVGIEVRRGGQTLHYRARREIVLSGGAFNTPQLLQLSGVGPGDLLARHGIAPLHDLPAVGRHLQDHLCYDHVYRSKLPSLNDALLSWPARIGMAANYLLRRRGPLSLSVNQGGGFFRTRPELTRPDMQLYFSPLSYERAVPGVRALMKPDPFPGFSLSVSPCRPLSRGHVAICSPDPHAAPEIAPNYLAEPEDLHVLLAGARFLRRLAAAPTLASLIEAEIRPGPESADEDAHLSDIRRNAYSVFHPCGTCRMGPDPRDAVVDARLRVHGLEGLRIADASIFPTIPSGNINAPSMMVGERAAALMLAS; from the coding sequence TTGACGGAATGGGACGTGATCATCGTCGGGGCGGGATCGTCCGGCTGCGTGCTGGCCGGCCGTCTGGCGGAAGCCGGCTACGGATCGATCCTCGTGGTCGAGGCCGGGCCCCGCGACCTCAGCCCATGGCTCCACCTGCCGATCGGCTACGGCAAGACCTTCTACCATCCGCGCCTGAACTGGATGTACCGGACCACCGCCCAGGCCGGGCTCGACGGGCGCGAGATCTACCAGCCGCGGGGCAAGGTCGTCGGTGGATCGAGCGCGATCAACGCGATGGTCTATGCGCGCGGCCAGGCCGAGGATTTCGACGAGTGGGAGCGGCTCGGCAATCCGGGCTGGGGCTGGGCGGATGTGCTCGCCGCCTATCGCCGCATGGAAGACCATGCGCTCGGCGCGTCCGCTTGGCACGGTGCCGGCGGTCCGCTGCATGTGGAGGAGATCGCGACAGAGGTCCATCCGCTGACGACCCGTTTCGTCAAGGCCGCGGAAGAGGCCGGGCTCGCCTTCAACCCCGATCTGAACGGGGCGAGCAGCGAAGGTGCGGGCATCTACCAGATCACGACGCGCGGTGGCCGGCGCGAATCGGCGGCCCGCGCCTTCCTGCATCCGGCCCGGCGCCGGGGCCTTATCAAGCTGGAGACGGACGCCCTCGTCACGCGCATCCTGTTCGAGGGACGGCGCGCCGTCGGTATCGAAGTCCGGCGTGGCGGGCAGACCCTGCATTATCGCGCCCGCAGAGAGATCGTCCTGTCGGGCGGCGCCTTCAACACACCCCAGCTGCTGCAGCTTTCCGGCGTTGGCCCGGGCGACCTGCTCGCGCGGCACGGCATTGCGCCGCTGCACGACCTGCCGGCGGTGGGCCGCCATTTGCAGGACCATCTCTGCTACGATCACGTCTACCGCTCGAAGCTGCCGAGCCTGAACGATGCGCTGCTCTCCTGGCCCGCGCGGATCGGCATGGCTGCAAACTATCTGCTGCGCCGGCGCGGGCCGCTTTCGCTCAGCGTCAACCAGGGCGGCGGCTTCTTCCGCACCCGGCCCGAGCTGACGCGGCCTGACATGCAGCTCTATTTCTCACCGCTGAGCTATGAGCGTGCCGTTCCCGGCGTGCGCGCCCTGATGAAGCCCGATCCCTTTCCCGGCTTCAGCCTCAGCGTCTCGCCCTGCCGGCCCTTGAGCCGCGGCCATGTCGCGATCTGTTCGCCCGATCCGCATGCCGCCCCGGAGATTGCGCCGAACTATCTGGCCGAGCCCGAGGACCTGCATGTGTTGCTCGCCGGAGCCCGCTTCCTGCGCCGCCTGGCCGCAGCCCCGACATTGGCTTCGCTGATCGAGGCCGAGATCCGCCCGGGACCGGAGAGCGCCGACGAGGACGCGCATCTTTCGGACATCCGCCGGAACGCCTATTCGGTGTTCCACCCCTGCGGAACTTGCCGGATGGGGCCGGACCCGCGCGATGCCGTCGTCGATGCGCGCTTGCGCGTCCATGGGCTCGAGGGCCTGCGCATCGCCGACGCCTCGATCTTCCCGACCATTCCGTCCGGCAACATCAACGCCCCGTCGATGATGGTCGGGGAGCGGGCCGCCGCGCTGATGCTGGCGAGTTGA
- a CDS encoding RutC family protein HD_0322 yields the protein MITRHEVTGRLSKVLVANGFAFLSGLTAADRSGGVREQTADILKQIDGYLAMAGTDKTRIVVANIWLKDIANFNEMNVAWEAWVDPAQPPARATVESRLAAENILVEIQVQALV from the coding sequence ATGATCACGCGCCATGAAGTAACCGGCCGGCTGAGCAAGGTGCTCGTCGCCAATGGCTTCGCCTTCCTCTCCGGCCTGACCGCCGCCGATCGCAGCGGCGGCGTGCGCGAGCAGACGGCCGATATCCTCAAGCAGATCGACGGCTATCTGGCAATGGCCGGGACGGACAAGACCCGCATCGTCGTCGCCAATATCTGGCTGAAGGACATCGCGAATTTCAACGAGATGAACGTCGCCTGGGAAGCCTGGGTCGATCCGGCGCAACCGCCGGCCCGCGCCACCGTCGAGTCGCGCCTGGCCGCCGAGAACATTCTGGTCGAGATCCAGGTCCAGGCGCTGGTCTGA
- a CDS encoding glutamine synthetase family protein gives MTGMTQAYTLDALREDVTAGRIDTVLACLVDMQGRLMGKRFHAAFFLDSGHHETHSCNYLLATDMEMETVAGYAATSWAAGYGDYTMKPDLSTLCRVPWLEGTALVLCDVLDHHGHEIPHSPRAVLKKQVRRLEAMGLKAYMATELEFFLFDQSYENACASGYRDLKTASSYNEDYHIFQTTKEEAVMRAIRNGLQGAGIPVENSKGEASAGQEEINVRYADALTMADRHAIIKNACKEIAWAQGKSITFLAKWSNAHAGSSSHIHQSLWSADGKTPHFLDAQAPHGMSPLMRNYVAGLLAHASDITGFLAPYINSYKRFVAGTFAPTKAVWSADNRTAGYRLCGAGTKGIRIECRVGGSDLNPYLAMAALLAAGLDGIEKKMELEEAFVGDAYGGRDVREIPKTLRDATTVLKGSTMLREAFSDDVIDHYVRAAEWEQEEYDRRITDWEVKRGFERA, from the coding sequence ATGACCGGCATGACACAAGCCTACACGCTCGACGCCCTGAGAGAGGATGTCACCGCCGGCCGCATCGACACCGTGCTCGCCTGTCTCGTCGACATGCAGGGGCGCCTGATGGGCAAGCGCTTCCATGCCGCCTTTTTCCTCGATAGCGGGCATCACGAAACGCATAGCTGCAATTATCTGCTCGCCACCGACATGGAGATGGAAACCGTTGCCGGCTATGCGGCGACGAGCTGGGCCGCCGGCTATGGCGACTACACGATGAAGCCGGACCTTTCGACGCTGTGTCGCGTGCCCTGGCTCGAAGGCACCGCGCTCGTGCTCTGCGACGTGCTCGACCATCACGGCCATGAGATCCCGCATTCGCCCCGCGCGGTACTGAAGAAGCAGGTCAGGCGGCTCGAGGCCATGGGGCTGAAGGCCTATATGGCGACCGAGCTCGAATTCTTCCTGTTCGACCAGAGCTATGAGAACGCCTGCGCCAGCGGCTATCGCGACCTCAAGACCGCGAGCAGCTACAACGAGGACTACCACATCTTCCAGACGACCAAGGAAGAGGCGGTGATGCGGGCGATCCGCAACGGGCTGCAGGGCGCCGGCATCCCGGTCGAGAACTCCAAGGGCGAGGCTTCGGCCGGGCAGGAGGAAATCAATGTCCGCTATGCCGATGCGCTGACGATGGCGGACCGGCACGCGATCATCAAGAACGCCTGCAAGGAGATCGCCTGGGCGCAGGGCAAGTCGATCACCTTCCTCGCCAAGTGGAGCAATGCCCACGCGGGTTCTTCTTCCCATATTCATCAGTCGCTCTGGAGCGCCGACGGCAAGACCCCGCATTTCCTCGATGCGCAGGCGCCGCACGGCATGTCGCCGCTGATGCGGAACTATGTGGCGGGGCTGCTCGCCCACGCGTCCGACATCACCGGCTTCCTCGCGCCCTATATCAACTCCTACAAGCGCTTCGTCGCTGGCACCTTTGCGCCGACCAAGGCGGTCTGGAGCGCCGATAACCGCACGGCCGGCTACCGGCTCTGCGGCGCCGGCACAAAGGGCATCCGCATCGAGTGCCGGGTCGGCGGCTCCGACCTCAACCCCTATCTCGCCATGGCGGCGCTGCTCGCCGCCGGCCTCGACGGCATCGAGAAGAAGATGGAGCTGGAAGAGGCCTTCGTCGGCGATGCCTATGGCGGCCGGGATGTCCGCGAAATCCCGAAGACCCTGCGCGACGCGACCACCGTGCTGAAGGGCTCGACGATGCTGCGCGAAGCCTTCAGCGACGACGTGATCGACCATTATGTCCGCGCCGCCGAATGGGAGCAGGAGGAATACGACCGCCGGATCACCGATTGGGAAGTGAAGCGCGGCTTCGAACGCGCCTGA
- a CDS encoding Acyl-CoA reductase-like NAD-dependent aldehyde dehydrogenase has protein sequence MTMIRCVSPVDGSVYAERPALSLDDAKAVVARARKAQKVWARRPLDERIALVLKGVARLNEMGQEVVTELAWQMGRPVKYGGEFKGFNERSNYMASIANEALAPLVIEDSAAFKRFIAREPHGVVFVIAPWNYPYMTAINSVAPALIAGNAVILKHASQTLLTGERLARAFHEAGVPEEVFANVFLDHETSSRLIAEKQFDFINFTGSVAGGQAIERAAAGTFTGIGLELGGKDPGYVMEDADLDKAVDTLMDGATFNSGQCCCGIERIYVHESLYDAFVEKSVAWVSNYRLGNPLDPETSLGPMAHKRFAQVVREQIAEATAKGARALVDPKLFPQDDGGAYLAPQVLVDVDHSMTIMREETFGPAVGIMKVRDDAEALALMNDSKYGLTVSLWTGDAERAARLGAELETGTVFMNRADYLDPALCWTGVKETGRGGSLSVIGFHNLTRPKSYHLKRAG, from the coding sequence ATGACGATGATCCGATGCGTGTCGCCGGTGGACGGTTCGGTCTATGCCGAGCGGCCGGCCCTCAGCCTCGACGACGCAAAGGCCGTGGTCGCCCGCGCCCGCAAGGCGCAGAAAGTCTGGGCCAGGCGCCCGCTCGATGAGCGCATCGCGCTGGTGCTCAAGGGCGTCGCGCGGCTCAACGAGATGGGGCAGGAGGTCGTGACCGAGCTCGCCTGGCAGATGGGCCGGCCGGTCAAGTACGGCGGCGAGTTCAAGGGCTTCAACGAGCGCTCGAACTACATGGCCTCGATCGCGAACGAGGCGCTGGCGCCGCTGGTCATCGAGGACAGCGCCGCCTTCAAGCGCTTCATCGCGCGCGAGCCCCATGGCGTCGTCTTCGTGATCGCGCCGTGGAACTATCCCTATATGACCGCGATTAACTCGGTCGCGCCGGCGCTGATCGCCGGCAACGCGGTCATCCTCAAGCATGCCAGCCAGACGCTGCTCACCGGCGAGCGATTGGCGCGGGCTTTCCACGAGGCCGGCGTGCCGGAAGAGGTCTTCGCCAATGTCTTCCTCGACCATGAGACGTCGTCGCGCCTGATCGCCGAGAAGCAGTTCGACTTCATCAACTTCACCGGCTCGGTCGCGGGCGGGCAGGCGATCGAGCGCGCCGCTGCCGGCACCTTCACCGGCATCGGGCTGGAGCTCGGCGGCAAGGACCCCGGCTACGTCATGGAGGATGCCGATCTCGACAAGGCGGTCGACACGCTGATGGACGGCGCGACCTTCAATTCCGGGCAATGCTGCTGCGGGATCGAGCGCATCTATGTGCATGAGAGCCTTTACGACGCCTTCGTCGAGAAGTCGGTCGCCTGGGTCTCGAATTACCGCCTCGGCAATCCGCTCGATCCCGAGACCTCGCTCGGGCCGATGGCGCACAAGCGCTTCGCGCAAGTGGTGCGCGAGCAGATAGCCGAGGCGACCGCGAAGGGCGCACGCGCGCTGGTCGATCCAAAACTCTTCCCGCAGGACGATGGCGGCGCCTATCTCGCCCCGCAGGTCCTGGTCGATGTCGACCATTCCATGACGATCATGCGCGAGGAGACCTTCGGCCCGGCCGTCGGCATCATGAAGGTGCGCGACGATGCCGAGGCCCTCGCGCTGATGAACGACTCGAAATACGGCCTCACCGTCTCGCTCTGGACCGGCGATGCCGAGCGCGCCGCCCGCTTGGGTGCAGAGCTCGAAACCGGCACCGTCTTCATGAACCGCGCCGATTATCTCGACCCGGCCCTGTGCTGGACCGGCGTCAAGGAGACCGGGCGGGGCGGCTCGCTCTCGGTCATCGGGTTCCACAATCTCACCCGTCCGAAATCCTACCATTTGAAGAGAGCTGGCTGA
- a CDS encoding Alcohol dehydrogenase yields the protein MPITANWSYPTAVKLGAGRVRELADHCKALGMKRPLLVTDRGLASMAITANALDILEAGGLGRAIFADVDPNPNDRNLDAGVRAFKAGGHDGVVAFGGGSGLDLGKCVAFMAGQSRPVWDFEDVGDWWTRASIEGIAPIVAVPTTAGTGSEVGRASVITNSQTHTKKIIFHPKFLPGVTICDPELTVGMPKAITAGTGMDAFAHCLEAYSSPFFHPMSQGIALEGMRLVKTYLPRAYADGSDIEARTQMMAAAAMGAVAFQKGLGAIHSLSHPVGAVYHTHHGTTNAVVMPPVLRFNRPAIEEKIAAAAAYLGIAGGFDGFYDFVLKLRAELGIPDKLAALGVGTDRIDELAEAAVADPSTGGNPVELTVAAARKLLVEAI from the coding sequence ATGCCGATCACCGCGAACTGGAGCTATCCGACCGCCGTCAAGCTGGGCGCCGGGCGGGTCAGGGAACTGGCCGACCACTGCAAGGCGCTCGGCATGAAGCGGCCGCTGCTCGTGACCGACCGGGGGCTCGCGAGCATGGCGATCACCGCCAACGCGCTCGACATCCTCGAAGCCGGCGGGCTCGGCCGGGCGATCTTCGCCGATGTCGATCCCAATCCGAACGACCGCAATCTCGATGCCGGCGTCCGCGCCTTCAAGGCGGGCGGGCATGACGGCGTCGTCGCCTTCGGCGGTGGCTCCGGCCTCGACCTCGGCAAATGCGTGGCCTTCATGGCCGGGCAGAGCCGACCGGTCTGGGATTTCGAGGATGTCGGCGACTGGTGGACGCGTGCCTCGATCGAAGGCATCGCGCCGATCGTCGCGGTGCCGACCACGGCCGGCACGGGCTCCGAGGTCGGCCGCGCCTCGGTCATCACCAACTCGCAGACCCACACCAAGAAGATCATCTTCCACCCGAAATTCCTGCCGGGCGTGACGATCTGCGATCCCGAGCTCACCGTGGGCATGCCCAAGGCGATCACCGCCGGCACAGGCATGGACGCCTTCGCGCATTGCCTTGAGGCCTATTCCTCGCCCTTCTTCCATCCGATGAGCCAGGGCATCGCGCTGGAAGGCATGCGGCTGGTGAAGACCTATCTGCCGCGCGCCTATGCCGATGGCAGCGATATCGAGGCGCGCACGCAGATGATGGCCGCCGCCGCGATGGGCGCTGTCGCCTTCCAGAAGGGGTTGGGCGCGATCCATTCGCTGTCCCACCCGGTCGGCGCGGTCTACCACACCCATCACGGCACCACGAATGCGGTCGTCATGCCGCCGGTGCTGCGCTTCAACCGCCCGGCGATCGAGGAGAAGATCGCGGCGGCAGCCGCCTATCTCGGCATCGCCGGCGGTTTCGACGGCTTCTATGATTTCGTCTTGAAGCTGCGCGCGGAGCTCGGTATCCCCGACAAGCTCGCGGCGCTCGGTGTGGGCACCGATCGCATCGACGAGTTGGCGGAGGCGGCGGTCGCCGATCCCTCCACCGGCGGCAACCCCGTCGAGCTGACGGTCGCAGCCGCGAGGAAGCTTCTGGTCGAAGCGATCTGA
- a CDS encoding CP family cyanate transporter-like MFS transporter yields the protein MRQDDLSPMQQGLLLAVVAMVAFNLRPFITGVGPLASNVGEDLGLDLRGIALLTLVPMLLMGLCAFAGPALQAGLGARRSIVAALVVLSLGSFFRLFVSTGWAMVATAAFLGLGAAVVQAVFPGVIKRHFPHHIGMVMGLYSAMLMGGGALGAQVSPLIAGLAGGWRLGLAWLALPALLAAIMAACLLPRDGARSSAVRLGGDLLRRPRVWLLMICFGLINGGYATVVAWLAESYRELGWSSAASGGLLAMLTACQACFALLIPSLAHRWRDRRPWIWLTLALQAAGFAGLAFHPAIAPIGWALLLGAGLGGSFALSMVVALDDLPDPAEAGAVSALMQGGGFLLSALPPWIVAFLHDLSGGFRAGWLLHLACVAIVAVLAVWLAPGAYRRRAS from the coding sequence ATGCGGCAAGACGATCTTTCACCGATGCAGCAGGGGCTGCTCCTCGCCGTCGTCGCCATGGTGGCGTTCAACCTGCGCCCCTTCATTACGGGGGTCGGCCCGCTTGCCAGCAATGTGGGCGAGGATCTCGGTCTCGACCTGCGCGGCATCGCCCTCCTCACGCTTGTGCCGATGCTGCTCATGGGACTCTGCGCCTTTGCCGGCCCGGCGCTGCAGGCGGGGTTGGGCGCACGCCGGTCCATCGTGGCCGCGCTCGTGGTTCTGAGCCTTGGCTCCTTCTTCCGGCTGTTCGTGTCGACAGGTTGGGCGATGGTCGCCACGGCGGCGTTCCTCGGCCTTGGCGCGGCGGTCGTGCAGGCGGTATTCCCGGGCGTGATCAAGCGGCATTTCCCGCATCATATCGGCATGGTCATGGGGCTGTACTCCGCCATGCTGATGGGCGGCGGTGCGCTGGGGGCGCAGGTCTCACCCCTGATCGCGGGGCTGGCCGGCGGATGGCGGCTCGGGCTGGCCTGGCTCGCCCTGCCCGCCCTGCTGGCCGCGATCATGGCCGCCTGCCTGCTGCCGCGCGACGGAGCGAGGTCGTCGGCGGTCAGGCTGGGCGGGGATCTTTTGAGGCGCCCGCGTGTCTGGCTGCTGATGATCTGCTTCGGGCTGATCAATGGCGGCTATGCGACGGTCGTGGCCTGGCTTGCCGAATCCTATCGCGAACTGGGCTGGAGCAGTGCGGCCAGCGGCGGCTTGCTGGCGATGCTCACCGCCTGCCAGGCCTGTTTCGCACTGCTGATTCCGTCGCTGGCCCATCGCTGGCGCGACCGCCGGCCTTGGATATGGCTCACGCTGGCGCTGCAGGCGGCCGGCTTCGCGGGCCTCGCGTTCCATCCTGCGATCGCGCCGATCGGTTGGGCGTTGCTGCTGGGGGCAGGGCTCGGCGGCAGCTTCGCGCTGTCGATGGTCGTGGCGCTCGACGATCTTCCGGATCCGGCCGAGGCGGGCGCCGTATCCGCCCTGATGCAGGGCGGGGGCTTTCTGCTTTCGGCCCTGCCGCCATGGATCGTCGCATTTCTGCATGATCTGAGCGGTGGCTTCCGGGCCGGCTGGCTCCTGCACCTCGCCTGTGTCGCGATCGTCGCCGTGCTGGCGGTTTGGCTCGCGCCCGGTGCCTATCGGCGACGTGCGTCCTAG
- a CDS encoding Inosose isomerase, giving the protein MKTIKGPAIFLAQFAGDAAPFDSLKNIARWAAGYGYKGVQIPSWDARLFDLRKAAESKTYCDEIKGTLAEAGLALTELSTHLQGQLVAVHPAYDLAFDGFAAPEVRGSPKARQEWAVEQLLLAARASHNLGLTAHATFSGALAWPYLYPWPQRPAGLVETAFEELAKRWRPILDAFDKAGVDLCYEIHPGEDLHDGVTFEMFLERVGNHPRCNILYDPSHFLLQQLDYLAFIDIYRDRIRAFHVKDAEFNPSGRQGVYSGFQPWAERAGRFRSPGDGQIDFGAIFSRLTQYGFDGWAVLEWECCIEDSEQGAAEGAPFIASHLIKAVERAFDDFAASGVDEATNRRLLGIG; this is encoded by the coding sequence ACAGCCTGAAGAATATCGCCCGCTGGGCGGCGGGATACGGCTACAAGGGCGTGCAGATTCCGAGCTGGGACGCCAGACTCTTCGATCTGCGCAAGGCGGCCGAAAGCAAGACCTACTGCGACGAGATCAAGGGCACTCTCGCCGAGGCCGGGCTCGCGCTGACCGAGCTTTCGACCCATCTGCAAGGCCAGCTCGTCGCCGTTCACCCTGCCTACGACCTCGCCTTCGACGGCTTTGCGGCGCCGGAGGTGCGCGGCAGCCCGAAGGCCCGGCAGGAATGGGCGGTCGAGCAGTTGCTGCTGGCCGCGCGAGCCTCGCACAATCTCGGCCTCACTGCGCATGCCACCTTCTCGGGCGCGCTGGCCTGGCCCTATCTCTATCCTTGGCCGCAGCGCCCGGCAGGGCTGGTCGAGACCGCGTTCGAAGAACTGGCGAAGCGCTGGCGCCCGATCCTGGACGCCTTCGACAAGGCCGGCGTCGATCTCTGCTACGAGATCCATCCCGGCGAGGATTTGCATGACGGGGTCACCTTCGAGATGTTCCTCGAGCGCGTCGGCAACCATCCGCGCTGCAACATCCTCTACGATCCCAGCCACTTCCTGCTGCAGCAGCTCGACTATCTCGCCTTCATCGACATCTACCGCGACCGCATCCGCGCCTTTCATGTGAAGGACGCGGAATTCAACCCGAGCGGCCGGCAAGGCGTCTATTCCGGCTTCCAGCCCTGGGCGGAGCGCGCCGGGCGCTTCCGCTCGCCGGGCGACGGCCAGATCGATTTCGGCGCGATCTTCTCCCGGCTCACCCAATACGGCTTCGACGGCTGGGCCGTGCTCGAATGGGAATGCTGCATCGAGGATTCCGAGCAGGGCGCCGCGGAGGGCGCGCCCTTCATCGCCAGCCACCTGATCAAGGCGGTGGAGCGCGCCTTCGACGATTTCGCCGCCAGCGGCGTCGACGAAGCGACCAACCGGCGGCTGCTGGGTATCGGCTAG